A window from Synechococcus sp. RSCCF101 encodes these proteins:
- the prmC gene encoding peptide chain release factor N(5)-glutamine methyltransferase translates to MRSQPPPGDGVSLEAERLLAWRRRLLRDGGSPAELDWLLDLAGGLGWRDLQHLHLDPARTVRLRLTLAELEELWWRHRRQRIPLQYLVGRCPWRDLVLAVAPGVLIPRQETELLVDLALDRAARLPDSPGSPARLRHWADLGTGSGAIAVALARALPTWRGAAVDCEPAALEQAGANIRRLTDPALVTLHCGRWWQPLRTLLGQLDLVVANPPYIPSAEVERLEPLVRDREPRVALDGGPDGLTAIRDIASGSGVALVPGGWLLLEHHHDQSAAVLELLRQAGLVDVTSAHDLEGRCRFALARRPPSVGVQQDG, encoded by the coding sequence ATGAGGTCGCAGCCACCGCCCGGGGATGGAGTCTCGCTGGAGGCGGAGCGGCTGTTGGCCTGGCGCCGCAGGCTGCTGCGGGACGGTGGCTCGCCGGCGGAGCTCGACTGGTTGCTGGATCTGGCGGGGGGCCTCGGATGGAGGGACCTCCAGCACCTGCATCTCGATCCCGCCCGGACCGTTCGGCTGCGCCTCACGCTCGCGGAGCTCGAGGAGCTCTGGTGGCGTCACCGCCGCCAGAGGATTCCGCTCCAGTACCTGGTCGGACGCTGCCCCTGGCGCGATCTGGTGCTGGCCGTTGCGCCGGGGGTTCTGATCCCGCGCCAGGAAACCGAGCTGCTGGTGGATCTGGCGCTGGATCGGGCCGCCAGGCTACCGGACTCACCGGGGAGCCCGGCGCGCCTCCGCCACTGGGCTGATCTCGGTACGGGGTCCGGCGCCATCGCCGTGGCGCTCGCCCGGGCCCTTCCCACCTGGCGGGGCGCGGCCGTGGACTGTGAGCCCGCGGCGCTCGAGCAGGCCGGCGCCAACATCCGACGGCTGACGGACCCGGCCCTGGTGACGCTGCACTGCGGCCGGTGGTGGCAGCCGCTGCGGACGCTCCTGGGGCAGCTGGACCTGGTGGTCGCCAATCCTCCCTACATCCCGTCGGCTGAGGTGGAGCGTCTGGAGCCGCTGGTGCGGGACCGGGAGCCGCGGGTGGCCCTCGATGGGGGCCCCGATGGGCTGACCGCGATCCGGGACATCGCGTCCGGCAGCGGCGTGGCCCTGGTGCCTGGCGGCTGGCTTCTGCTCGAGCACCACCACGACCAGAGCGCTGCCGTTCTGGAGCTGCTGCGGCAGGCCGGCCTGGTGGACGTCACCTCCGCCCATGATCTGGAGGGCCGGTGCCGGTTCGCCCTGGCACGTCGGCCTCCGTCCGTGGGGGTGCAGCAGGATGGCTGA
- a CDS encoding DNA-processing protein DprA, translating into MDWPARLEATLASHRRPGMPEGLEPSLPTRCLLPGDPAFPGSLHGLERVPLALFWRGRGSLWPLLRQRQAVAVVGTRRASPNGLSLARAIGRELALAGWPVVSGLAEGIDGAVHRGCLQANGAPVAVLGTPLSRAYPRHHAALQGQVGAAGLLVSEQPEGARVQAGHFAARNRLLASFCRAVVVVECPEASGALHSARIALAESLPLWVVPADPGRRSAAGSNALLNEGARALLDPADLTRALGRGPLARATAVPGGSSRSPATPVDGAADEVLAAIGHGADRDTLQQRLSMGSEDLTRWLVELELAGRIVAHPGLRWSRP; encoded by the coding sequence ATGGACTGGCCGGCCCGGCTGGAGGCGACGCTGGCCTCTCACCGGCGCCCGGGAATGCCGGAGGGCCTGGAGCCGTCGCTGCCGACGCGCTGCCTGCTTCCGGGGGACCCTGCCTTCCCCGGGTCCCTGCATGGTCTGGAGCGAGTCCCGCTGGCGCTGTTCTGGAGGGGGCGCGGCAGCCTCTGGCCCCTGCTGCGTCAGCGTCAGGCCGTTGCCGTCGTCGGGACCCGCCGGGCATCGCCCAACGGACTGTCACTGGCGCGGGCCATCGGCCGCGAGCTGGCGTTGGCCGGCTGGCCCGTGGTCAGCGGACTGGCTGAGGGGATTGATGGAGCCGTTCACAGGGGCTGTCTGCAGGCCAACGGGGCCCCGGTGGCCGTGCTGGGCACCCCCCTCAGCCGGGCCTACCCCCGTCACCACGCCGCGCTCCAGGGGCAGGTCGGTGCCGCCGGTCTGCTGGTGAGTGAACAGCCGGAGGGTGCCCGGGTTCAGGCCGGCCACTTCGCAGCCCGGAACCGCCTGCTGGCGTCCTTCTGTCGTGCCGTGGTCGTGGTGGAGTGTCCCGAGGCGAGTGGGGCCCTGCATTCAGCCCGGATCGCGCTCGCTGAATCCCTGCCTCTCTGGGTGGTGCCGGCCGACCCGGGCCGGCGCTCGGCCGCCGGCAGCAATGCCCTGCTCAATGAGGGGGCCAGGGCGCTGCTGGATCCGGCTGATCTGACCCGCGCGCTGGGGCGGGGGCCACTGGCCCGAGCCACGGCTGTCCCCGGAGGCAGCAGCCGGTCGCCGGCCACGCCTGTGGATGGGGCGGCCGATGAGGTGCTGGCCGCGATCGGCCATGGTGCGGATCGCGACACGCTGCAGCAACGCCTGAGCATGGGCTCTGAAGACCTCACCCGATGGCTCGTGGAACTGGAGCTCGCCGGGCGCATCGTCGCTCACCCCGGCCTGCGCTGGTCGCGTCCATGA
- a CDS encoding acyl-CoA thioesterase gives MWHGAYLAWLEEARVGALEQAGLPYHRLVNQGVELPVVSLRLDYRQPLLLGDAVEVRSHLRPRRGVRLHFVSRMLSPRGGVAAEAEVVLAPVAQTPAGPVVIKRLPTELRSALETLETRQRTVRQ, from the coding sequence ATGTGGCACGGCGCCTATCTGGCCTGGCTCGAGGAAGCGAGGGTGGGGGCGCTCGAGCAGGCCGGGCTGCCCTATCACCGGCTTGTGAACCAGGGCGTGGAGCTTCCCGTGGTCTCGCTGCGCCTGGACTACCGCCAGCCTCTGCTGCTGGGGGATGCGGTGGAGGTGCGGAGCCACCTGCGACCGCGGCGGGGGGTGCGGCTTCATTTCGTCAGCCGGATGCTCTCGCCACGGGGTGGTGTGGCCGCGGAAGCCGAAGTGGTGCTGGCGCCCGTGGCCCAGACCCCTGCGGGTCCGGTGGTGATCAAGCGACTTCCCACCGAGCTCCGCTCGGCCCTGGAGACCCTGGAGACGAGACAGCGAACCGTGCGACAGTAG
- a CDS encoding universal stress protein produces the protein MFRNLLIADSGQGHVEEMVRMLLDLPQLREARLNLLHVVGEQGAETVEGHRREAEGLVSEAVSRIGLEPGRVNTLIRQGDAKQTVLKVADEVDADLIVMGSRGLGRLQSILANSASQYVFQLSTRPMLLVRDDLYVRHVNRVMVAVDGTGVGSEALSIACQFVRDIPGGTLTGVHVSRRDLAPTRGGSQPADAVLEAAVKRARTLGVELKPMHVTGDVGRAVCEAAESCRADLVVIASQDRRPLVARGLVDLDRLLGSSVSDYIRVHAPAPVLLIRGGTLSA, from the coding sequence GTGTTCCGCAACCTTCTGATCGCCGATTCCGGCCAGGGTCATGTCGAGGAGATGGTCCGGATGCTGCTGGATCTGCCCCAGCTGCGGGAGGCCAGACTCAACCTGCTCCACGTGGTGGGCGAACAGGGCGCGGAAACGGTCGAGGGGCATCGGCGCGAGGCCGAAGGCCTTGTTTCAGAGGCCGTCAGCCGCATCGGGCTGGAGCCCGGGCGCGTGAACACGCTGATCCGCCAGGGCGACGCCAAGCAGACCGTTCTCAAGGTGGCCGATGAGGTGGATGCGGATCTGATCGTGATGGGCTCCCGCGGCCTGGGACGCCTGCAGTCGATCCTGGCCAACAGCGCCAGTCAATACGTCTTCCAGCTCTCCACCCGGCCCATGCTCCTGGTGCGCGACGACCTTTACGTGCGTCACGTGAACCGTGTCATGGTGGCGGTGGACGGGACAGGCGTGGGGTCCGAGGCCCTCTCAATCGCCTGTCAGTTCGTGCGCGACATCCCGGGAGGCACCCTGACCGGCGTGCATGTGAGCCGGAGGGACCTGGCGCCGACCCGAGGCGGGTCCCAGCCGGCCGATGCCGTTCTCGAGGCGGCCGTGAAACGCGCACGCACCCTCGGCGTGGAGCTCAAACCGATGCACGTCACGGGGGATGTGGGGCGGGCCGTGTGCGAGGCCGCCGAATCCTGCCGGGCTGATCTGGTGGTGATCGCCTCCCAGGACCGGCGGCCTCTGGTTGCCAGGGGACTGGTCGACCTGGACCGGCTTCTTGGCAGTTCGGTGAGCGACTACATCCGGGTGCATGCACCGGCACCCGTTCTGCTCATCCGGGGCGGGACGCTCAGCGCCTGA
- the psbM gene encoding photosystem II reaction center protein PsbM produces the protein METNDLGFVASLMFILVPAVFLIILYIQTNSRQA, from the coding sequence ATGGAAACGAACGATCTGGGCTTCGTGGCCAGCCTGATGTTCATCCTGGTGCCGGCCGTCTTCTTGATCATTCTTTACATTCAGACCAACAGCCGTCAGGCCTGA
- a CDS encoding 2Fe-2S iron-sulfur cluster-binding protein, whose product MPVIRFVREGRDVPCLPGENLREVALRAGVELYGWKGRLGNCGGCGQCITCFIAVDESTQVEALSPRTPVEDLKLRRRPPQWRLACQALVNRSLIVLTRPQADLPNRESLLEAARRAPLPDGPELPEGLVTAPDAGELESEPETTAESSAPDADD is encoded by the coding sequence ATGCCTGTGATCCGTTTCGTCCGCGAGGGCCGCGATGTGCCCTGCCTGCCGGGCGAGAACCTGCGCGAGGTGGCTCTCCGCGCCGGCGTCGAGCTCTATGGCTGGAAGGGCCGCCTGGGCAACTGCGGCGGCTGTGGCCAGTGCATCACCTGCTTCATCGCCGTCGATGAGTCCACTCAGGTGGAGGCTCTCTCGCCGCGCACGCCGGTGGAGGATCTCAAGCTCCGCAGGCGGCCTCCCCAGTGGCGTCTGGCCTGTCAGGCCCTGGTGAACCGCTCGCTGATCGTGCTGACCCGGCCCCAGGCGGATCTGCCCAATCGCGAGTCCCTGCTCGAGGCCGCCAGGCGGGCTCCCCTGCCGGATGGACCGGAGCTGCCGGAGGGGCTTGTGACCGCTCCCGATGCCGGTGAGCTCGAGTCGGAACCGGAGACCACAGCCGAGTCGTCCGCCCCTGACGCGGACGACTGA
- the psbB gene encoding photosystem II chlorophyll-binding protein CP47, protein MGLPWYRVHTVVINDPGRLLAVHLMHTALVAGWAGSMALYELAIFDPSDPVLNPMWRQGMFVMPFMARLGVTGSWGGWSVTGETGVDPGFWSFEGVAAAHIIFSGLLFLAAIWHWTYWDLEIWQDPRTGEPALDLPKIFGIHLLLAGLGCFGFGAFHLTGVFGPGMWVSDPYGVTGHIEAVQPAWGPEGFDPFNPGGIVAHHIAAGIVGIIAGVFHITTRPPERLYKALRMGNIETVLASAIAAVFFAAFIVAGTMWYGCAATPIELFGPTRFQWDQSYFKTEINRRVQTAMDEGATRSEAFASIPEKLAFFDYVGNSPAKGGLFRVGPMVNGDGLPTGWLGHISFTDKDGRDLEVRRLPNFFENFPVIFEDSDGVVRADIPFRRAEARYSIEQQGVTATVFGGALNGQTFTDPADVKRLARKAQLGEAFEFDRETYNSDGTFRSSPRGWFTFGHATFALLFFFGHIWHGARTLYRDVFAGIDPDLGEQVEFGLFQKLGDQSTRRLPEGYTPPAGTPLS, encoded by the coding sequence ATGGGATTGCCCTGGTACCGGGTGCACACCGTGGTCATCAACGACCCGGGCCGACTGTTGGCCGTGCACCTGATGCACACCGCCCTCGTCGCCGGCTGGGCCGGCTCGATGGCTCTTTACGAACTGGCCATCTTCGATCCTTCCGATCCTGTCCTGAACCCCATGTGGCGTCAGGGCATGTTCGTGATGCCGTTCATGGCCCGTCTGGGTGTGACCGGCAGCTGGGGTGGCTGGAGCGTGACCGGAGAGACCGGGGTGGACCCCGGCTTCTGGAGCTTCGAGGGAGTCGCCGCTGCACACATCATCTTCAGCGGTCTCCTCTTCCTGGCGGCCATCTGGCACTGGACCTACTGGGATCTCGAGATCTGGCAGGACCCCCGCACCGGTGAGCCCGCACTCGACCTTCCCAAGATCTTTGGGATCCACCTCCTCCTGGCCGGCCTGGGCTGCTTCGGCTTCGGCGCCTTCCACCTGACCGGGGTCTTCGGTCCGGGGATGTGGGTGTCCGATCCGTATGGAGTCACCGGCCACATCGAGGCCGTCCAACCGGCCTGGGGGCCGGAGGGATTTGATCCCTTCAATCCAGGCGGCATCGTGGCCCACCACATCGCCGCCGGCATCGTCGGCATCATCGCCGGCGTCTTTCACATCACCACCCGTCCGCCGGAACGCCTCTACAAGGCCCTGCGCATGGGGAACATCGAGACGGTTCTGGCCAGCGCCATCGCCGCTGTGTTCTTCGCCGCCTTCATCGTGGCCGGCACCATGTGGTACGGCTGTGCCGCCACTCCGATCGAGCTCTTCGGGCCGACCCGCTTCCAGTGGGACCAGAGCTACTTCAAGACTGAAATCAACCGCCGCGTCCAGACGGCCATGGACGAAGGGGCCACCCGCAGCGAAGCCTTCGCTTCGATTCCCGAGAAGCTGGCCTTCTTCGACTACGTCGGTAACAGCCCGGCCAAAGGCGGCCTGTTCCGCGTCGGCCCGATGGTCAACGGTGACGGCCTACCCACCGGCTGGCTGGGCCACATCAGCTTCACCGACAAGGACGGACGCGACCTCGAAGTGCGCCGGCTGCCGAACTTCTTCGAGAACTTCCCCGTCATCTTCGAGGACAGTGACGGCGTCGTCAGGGCTGACATCCCCTTCCGTCGTGCTGAGGCCCGCTACTCGATCGAGCAGCAGGGCGTGACGGCCACCGTCTTCGGCGGTGCCTTGAACGGGCAGACCTTCACCGATCCCGCCGACGTGAAGCGTCTGGCTCGCAAGGCCCAGCTCGGTGAGGCCTTCGAGTTCGATCGGGAGACCTACAACTCCGACGGCACCTTCCGCAGCTCACCCCGCGGTTGGTTCACCTTCGGCCATGCCACCTTCGCCCTGCTCTTCTTCTTCGGGCACATCTGGCACGGAGCACGCACCCTCTACAGGGACGTGTTCGCGGGCATCGATCCCGATCTCGGTGAACAGGTCGAGTTCGGCCTGTTCCAGAAACTGGGCGACCAGAGCACTCGCCGTCTGCCGGAGGGCTACACACCTCCAGCGGGAACCCCCCTCAGCTGA
- a CDS encoding photosystem II reaction center protein T yields the protein MESFAYILILTLAIATLFFAIAFRDPPKIGK from the coding sequence ATGGAGAGCTTCGCGTACATCCTCATCCTGACCCTGGCGATCGCCACCCTCTTCTTCGCCATCGCCTTCCGCGACCCCCCGAAGATCGGGAAATGA
- the nrdR gene encoding transcriptional regulator NrdR: MECPSCQHTDSRVLESRAADGGRSVRRRRECLNCTFRFTTYERVETVPITVVKRDGARETFNRSKLLHGLLRACEKTGLETGRLDMVVDDIELLLQQRGSREVSSLEIGELVLEKLRCISEVAYVRFASVYRQFQGVSDFVAALDGLHRDEPPETGAASLAMIG, translated from the coding sequence ATGGAGTGTCCCTCCTGCCAACACACAGACAGCAGGGTGCTCGAATCCAGGGCAGCCGACGGAGGGCGAAGCGTGCGCAGGCGACGTGAATGCCTCAACTGCACCTTTCGCTTCACCACCTACGAACGGGTCGAGACGGTTCCGATCACCGTGGTCAAACGCGACGGCGCCCGTGAGACCTTCAACCGGTCCAAACTGCTGCACGGTCTCCTGCGGGCCTGCGAGAAAACCGGACTGGAGACCGGCCGCCTGGACATGGTTGTGGACGACATCGAGCTGCTGCTCCAGCAGCGGGGCAGCCGGGAGGTGAGCAGCCTCGAGATCGGTGAGCTGGTGCTGGAGAAGCTGCGCTGCATCAGCGAGGTGGCCTACGTGCGATTCGCCTCGGTCTACCGCCAGTTTCAGGGCGTGAGTGATTTCGTCGCCGCCCTGGACGGCCTGCACCGGGATGAGCCACCCGAGACGGGTGCCGCCTCACTGGCCATGATCGGCTGA
- a CDS encoding 30S ribosomal protein S1, translating to MTATPSDTLPAEEQELHTEPEPEVAEAGHEDLSEVPEDVPAADDSSSRFLPKDTNDAGFSLDEFAALLSKYDYNFKPGDIVNGTVFALEPKGAMIDIGAKTAAFMPLPEVSINRVEGLADVLEPGEIREFFILSEENEDGQLTLSIRRIEYQRAWERVRQLQKEDATIYSEVFATNRGGALVRVEGLRGFIPGSHISTRKPKEELVADFLPLKFLEVDEDRNRLVLSHRRALVERKMNRLEVGEVVIGTVRGIKPYGAFIDIGGVSGLLHISEISHEHIETPHSVLNVNDQMKVMIIDLDAERGRISLSTKALEPEPGDMLTDPQKVFDRAEEMAARYKQMLMEQAEDGGDMVDYD from the coding sequence ATGACCGCAACGCCGTCCGACACCCTTCCGGCCGAGGAGCAGGAGCTTCACACCGAGCCCGAACCGGAGGTGGCGGAGGCAGGCCACGAGGACCTCAGCGAGGTGCCCGAGGATGTGCCTGCTGCCGATGACAGCAGCAGCCGTTTCCTGCCGAAGGACACCAACGACGCCGGCTTCTCCCTCGACGAGTTCGCCGCCCTCCTCAGCAAGTACGACTACAACTTCAAGCCCGGAGACATCGTCAACGGCACGGTCTTCGCCCTGGAGCCCAAGGGCGCGATGATCGACATCGGCGCCAAGACGGCCGCCTTCATGCCACTGCCCGAGGTCTCGATCAACCGGGTCGAGGGGCTGGCCGATGTGCTCGAGCCCGGCGAGATCCGCGAGTTCTTCATCCTCAGCGAAGAGAACGAGGATGGCCAGCTCACCCTCTCCATCCGCCGGATCGAGTACCAGAGGGCCTGGGAGCGGGTGCGCCAGCTCCAGAAGGAGGACGCCACCATCTACAGCGAAGTGTTCGCCACCAACCGGGGTGGAGCCCTGGTGCGGGTCGAGGGGCTGAGAGGCTTCATCCCCGGGAGCCACATCAGCACCCGCAAGCCGAAGGAGGAGCTGGTCGCGGACTTCCTGCCGCTCAAGTTCCTTGAGGTGGACGAGGATCGCAACCGCCTGGTCCTCAGCCACCGCCGCGCGCTGGTGGAGCGCAAGATGAATCGCCTCGAGGTGGGCGAAGTGGTGATCGGCACCGTCCGTGGCATCAAGCCCTACGGCGCCTTCATCGACATCGGCGGTGTCAGCGGCCTGCTGCACATCTCCGAGATCAGCCACGAGCACATCGAGACGCCCCACTCGGTGCTCAATGTCAATGATCAGATGAAGGTCATGATCATCGATCTCGACGCCGAGCGCGGTCGCATCTCTCTCTCCACCAAGGCGCTTGAGCCCGAGCCGGGCGACATGCTCACCGATCCCCAGAAGGTGTTCGACCGGGCCGAGGAGATGGCGGCCCGCTACAAGCAGATGCTGATGGAGCAGGCCGAGGATGGCGGCGACATGGTCGATTACGACTGA
- a CDS encoding HAD family hydrolase, giving the protein MAWLSLRGDRLLEVDAVLFDKDGTLSISQPHLLALGHCRLRACASLLPDEPAKAVEPLLRQVYGLGHAAVEPAGVLAVASRHDNLIATASTLRHLGLSWPDALAVAEQAFDACDADRPGRDHGESALSDGAGELIQALQTSGVRCAVISNDSADGIRRFLAHHHLLERIDAIWSADDRPRKPDPAAVAELCRRIGCRPERCALIGDADSDFTMARGAGVPLTLAYLSAWSEPPTLARAHESLHHWQEISVAPGA; this is encoded by the coding sequence ATGGCCTGGCTGAGCCTCAGGGGTGATCGGCTGCTTGAGGTGGATGCCGTTCTCTTCGACAAGGACGGCACCCTCTCGATCAGCCAGCCCCATCTCCTCGCCCTCGGCCACTGTCGGCTCAGGGCCTGCGCCTCCCTCCTGCCTGACGAACCGGCCAAAGCCGTCGAGCCCCTCCTCAGACAGGTGTACGGGCTCGGGCACGCGGCCGTGGAACCGGCCGGCGTGCTGGCCGTGGCCAGCCGGCACGACAATCTGATCGCCACCGCGTCGACCCTGCGCCATCTGGGCCTCTCCTGGCCGGACGCTCTGGCCGTGGCGGAGCAGGCCTTCGATGCCTGCGACGCGGACCGGCCGGGCCGGGACCATGGCGAGAGCGCCCTGAGTGATGGAGCCGGCGAGCTGATTCAGGCGCTTCAGACCAGCGGGGTGCGCTGCGCCGTGATCAGCAATGACAGCGCCGACGGCATCCGGCGCTTCCTTGCGCACCACCATCTCCTCGAGCGGATCGACGCCATCTGGAGCGCCGACGACCGCCCGCGCAAGCCCGACCCGGCCGCCGTGGCCGAACTCTGCCGCCGCATCGGCTGCCGCCCGGAGCGTTGCGCCCTGATCGGCGATGCGGACAGCGACTTCACGATGGCGCGCGGGGCCGGCGTGCCGCTCACCCTGGCCTATCTCTCCGCCTGGAGCGAACCGCCGACCCTCGCCAGGGCGCACGAAAGCCTGCACCACTGGCAGGAGATCAGCGTTGCGCCTGGCGCATAA
- the metK gene encoding methionine adenosyltransferase, protein MSRHVFTSESVTEGHPDKICDQVSDAVLDALLREDPASRVACETVVNTGLCLITGEVTTKARVDFNTLVRGVIEDIGYSSARAGGFDAHSCAVLVALDQQSPDIAMGVDEADDHRGDPLDRIGAGDQGIMFGYACDETPELMPLPISLAHRLARRLALVRHDGTLPYLLPDGKTQVSVVYENDQPVAIDTILVSTQHLAEIEGLTSDSDLRARISRDLWTHVVEPATADLSLRPDRDRTRFLVNPTGKFVVGGPQGDAGLTGRKIIVDTYGGYARHGGGAFSGKDPTKVDRSAAYAARYVAKALVAAGLAHRVEVQLSYAIGVARPVSILVESFGSSELSNEALTALVQEHFDLRPGAIIENLRLRDLPRERGGRFYRDTAAYGHFGRPDLDLPWENVTAIADTLRHARANSDSTATASGAMG, encoded by the coding sequence ATGAGTCGCCACGTCTTCACCTCGGAATCGGTCACCGAGGGCCATCCCGACAAGATCTGTGATCAGGTGAGCGACGCGGTTCTCGATGCCCTGCTGCGGGAGGACCCCGCCAGCCGGGTCGCCTGCGAGACGGTGGTCAACACCGGCCTCTGCCTGATCACCGGCGAAGTGACCACCAAGGCCAGGGTCGACTTCAACACGCTCGTGCGCGGCGTCATCGAGGACATCGGCTACAGCAGTGCCCGGGCCGGCGGTTTCGACGCCCACAGCTGCGCCGTTCTGGTGGCCCTCGATCAGCAGTCGCCCGACATCGCCATGGGGGTGGATGAGGCGGATGACCATCGCGGCGATCCGCTCGATCGGATCGGGGCCGGCGATCAGGGAATCATGTTCGGCTACGCCTGCGATGAAACGCCCGAGCTGATGCCCCTGCCCATCAGCCTGGCCCATCGACTGGCGCGTCGCCTGGCCCTGGTGCGCCACGACGGCACCCTCCCTTACCTGCTGCCGGACGGCAAGACCCAGGTCAGCGTCGTCTATGAGAACGACCAACCGGTGGCGATCGACACGATTCTCGTGTCGACCCAGCACCTCGCCGAGATCGAGGGTCTCACCTCGGACAGCGACCTGCGCGCCCGCATCAGCCGCGATCTCTGGACCCATGTGGTGGAGCCCGCCACGGCGGATCTGAGCCTCAGGCCGGACCGGGACCGCACCCGCTTCCTGGTCAACCCCACCGGCAAGTTCGTGGTCGGCGGACCGCAGGGGGATGCGGGCCTCACCGGGCGCAAGATCATCGTGGACACCTACGGCGGCTATGCCCGCCACGGTGGGGGAGCCTTCTCGGGCAAGGACCCCACCAAGGTGGATCGCTCCGCCGCCTATGCGGCCCGATACGTGGCCAAGGCCCTCGTGGCGGCGGGTCTTGCCCATCGGGTCGAGGTGCAGCTGAGCTATGCGATCGGAGTGGCCAGGCCCGTGTCGATCCTGGTGGAGAGCTTCGGCAGCAGCGAGCTGAGCAATGAAGCCCTCACCGCCCTGGTTCAGGAGCACTTCGACCTGCGGCCGGGCGCGATCATCGAGAACCTGCGGCTGAGGGATCTGCCGCGCGAGCGGGGCGGCCGCTTCTACCGCGACACCGCGGCCTACGGCCATTTCGGCCGGCCCGACCTGGATCTGCCCTGGGAGAACGTGACGGCCATCGCCGATACGCTGCGCCATGCGCGTGCGAACAGCGACAGCACCGCCACCGCGTCCGGCGCCATGGGGTGA
- a CDS encoding FGGY-family carbohydrate kinase — protein sequence MSTALGIDLGSSGLRAALLNADGQQVWSGALPYPGPFDQSDSWLTGTRALLAAMPIALRRSIAAVAVDGTSGTLLLCDRNGRPLGDALPYHHRSPEQETRLRQLVAEDEGPAGSTSGSLARALALLDGSGATPAGPAPLLRHQADWLMGWLLGCWRWGEEGNNLRLGWRIAEGSWLEALTSRPWAEALPEVVSSGTILGTVGVQARADLGLEPGCLVVAGTTDANAAVLAADLREGDGITVLGTTIALKCRVEKPVQGAGITMHRLGGHWLAGGASNAGCGVLDRELPGLDLTELSRQLDWRRPTGLDLLPLPGRGERFPDDDPHLEPRLNPRPVSDALYLQALLEGLTRIEARGWQRLKALGAPPLRRVITLGGGARNPQWRAMRQHHLGVPVLSRPDLLPAAGVARLALAALTGQSSVPLFSSSR from the coding sequence GTGAGCACCGCACTTGGCATCGACCTGGGCAGCAGCGGTCTTCGGGCCGCTCTTCTCAACGCTGACGGCCAGCAGGTGTGGAGCGGGGCTCTGCCATACCCGGGCCCATTCGATCAGTCGGACTCCTGGCTCACGGGCACCCGGGCCCTGCTGGCAGCGATGCCGATCGCGTTGCGCCGGTCCATCGCTGCGGTGGCTGTCGACGGCACCTCCGGCACTCTGCTGCTCTGCGACCGGAACGGCCGGCCCCTGGGTGACGCCCTGCCGTACCACCACCGCAGCCCGGAGCAGGAGACGCGCCTGCGGCAGCTGGTCGCAGAGGACGAGGGGCCGGCCGGGTCCACCTCGGGGAGCCTGGCCAGGGCCCTGGCCCTGCTGGACGGAAGCGGCGCGACACCGGCTGGGCCCGCACCGCTGCTGCGGCATCAGGCCGACTGGCTGATGGGCTGGCTGCTGGGCTGCTGGCGCTGGGGCGAGGAGGGCAACAACCTGCGGCTGGGCTGGCGGATTGCTGAGGGGAGCTGGCTGGAGGCCCTCACATCGCGGCCCTGGGCGGAAGCCCTGCCCGAGGTGGTGAGCAGCGGCACCATTCTCGGCACGGTCGGGGTGCAGGCCCGGGCCGATCTCGGACTGGAGCCGGGCTGCCTCGTGGTGGCCGGCACCACCGATGCCAATGCCGCCGTGCTGGCCGCAGACCTGCGCGAGGGGGACGGCATCACGGTGCTCGGCACCACCATCGCTCTGAAGTGCCGGGTGGAGAAGCCCGTGCAGGGGGCCGGCATCACCATGCATCGCCTGGGGGGACACTGGCTGGCGGGAGGAGCCTCCAACGCCGGCTGCGGGGTGCTCGACCGGGAGCTGCCCGGGCTGGATCTGACGGAACTCAGCCGCCAGCTGGACTGGCGTCGCCCCACGGGGCTGGATCTTCTGCCCCTGCCCGGCCGGGGGGAGCGCTTCCCGGACGACGATCCCCACCTGGAGCCGAGGCTGAACCCGCGGCCGGTGAGCGACGCCCTCTATCTGCAGGCCCTGCTGGAGGGGCTGACCAGGATCGAGGCCAGGGGCTGGCAGCGCCTGAAGGCCCTGGGAGCCCCGCCTCTGCGGCGGGTGATCACCCTGGGCGGAGGGGCCAGAAACCCGCAGTGGCGCGCCATGCGGCAGCATCATCTGGGTGTGCCGGTGCTCAGCCGGCCCGACCTGCTGCCGGCCGCCGGCGTGGCCCGCCTGGCCCTGGCCGCCCTGACCGGCCAGAGCTCCGTTCCGCTCTTCTCCAGTTCCCGATGA